From Xiphophorus couchianus chromosome 4, X_couchianus-1.0, whole genome shotgun sequence, a single genomic window includes:
- the ppef1 gene encoding serine/threonine-protein phosphatase with EF-hands 1 isoform X1, with protein sequence MGCGTSVATEMQVKQLETDEAIKSPSPALTMKAAVLIQRWYRRYMARLEIRRRYTWNIFQSIEYAGEQDQLQLSSFFTYMLDNFTHLNGNGPDLISQLLDPVIDPWLDRETCYKTIPIPESYTGPRILFPLSVSDTNALLSAFKEQQILHARYVLQLLYESKKLLKQMPNIVHLSTSYTKEITICGDLHGQLDDLLLIFYKNGLPSAETPYIFNGDFVDRGKKSVEVVILLLAYLLLYPDHMHLNRGNHEDHIMNLRYGFTKEVTQKYKTHGHEILQLFQDVFSLLPIATVIDAKILIVHGGISDQTDLELLSSIERHKLKSALRFPRRSLEQLDIGQSHRLGKRMRSTDISRPSSSRSYNGNHRTPTLRKRRCRLSWQDSGASTSSSSSSSSSCSSLCSPRTPSCISPQTYPSSPSTPCNVLQVPFLDSLSSVPLPSPPQQEREWKQIVDILWSDPKTQEGCSPNSFRGGGCYFGPDVTQRLLHKHGLQLLIRSHECKQEGYELCHSGRVITIFSASNYYEEGSNRGAYIKLGKELVPRFYQYQVSRTTRRLTLTQRVRAAEGSALRALKEKLFAHRSELMTGFLQYDPNETGCVSVGEWAKVLESVLRLDLPWRTLRPHLVHLAPDGSVEYQSCFEDVGPGAPLPQVAPNLAETLFRYRTDIEIIFNIIDKDHSGLISIEEFRHTWRLFSAHLGVAIDNRAIDELARSIDFNKDGSIDFTEFLEAFRVVHKLDIKDHQLSENVHKEKFV encoded by the exons ATGGGATGTGGCACTTCTGTTGCTACTGAAATGCAAGTAAAGCAACTGGAAACAG ATGAAGCCATTAAAAGCCCCAGCCCGGCTCTCA CAATGAAGGCAGCTGTTTTGATCCAGCGGTGGTACCGGCGCTACATGGCCCGACTGGAGATACGAAGGAGGTACACATGGAACATCTTTCAGTCCATCGAATATGCCGGCGAACAGGACCAGCTACAG CTGTCCAGTTTCTTCACTTATATGCTGGACAATTTCACCCACCTTAACGGAAACGGGCCTG ACCTGATCTCCCAGTTGTTGGATCCCGTCATCGACCCCTGGTTAGACAGAGAGACCTGCTACAAAACAATCCCCATCCCAGAGTCTTACACTGGACCTCGTattttgtttcctctgtctgtctctgatACAAACGCCCTCCTGAGTGCTTTTAAAGAGCAGCAG ATTCTACATGCCAGGTATGTCTTGCAGCTGCTCTACGAGAGCAAAAAGCTCCTCAAACAGATGCCAAATATTGTCCATTTGTCAACGTCCTACACCAAGGAGATCACCATATGTG GTGATCTGCACGGCCAGCTGGATGACTTGCTTCTGATATTCTATAAG AATGGTCTGCCTTCTGCTGAGACACCCTACATCTTTAATGGAGACTTTGTGGATCGTGGGAAAAAGTCGGTAGAAGTGGTAATCCTCCTACTTGCCTACCTTCTGCTTTACCCAGACCACATGCACCTGAACCGAGGAAACCACGAGGATCACATCATGAACCTCAG ATACGGATTCACAAAAGAAGTTACGCAGAAGTATAAG ACTCATGGCCATGAGATCCTCCAGCTGTTTCAGGACGTTTTCAGCCTTCTGCCCATCGCAACAGTCATTGATGCAAAGATCCTCATTGTGCACGGAGGAATTTCAGACCAGACTGATCTGGAATTGCTCAGCTCCATAGAGCGGCACAAG CTGAAATCTGCCCTGAGGTTTCCTAGACGCAGTTTGGAGCAGCTTGACATCGGTCAGTCCCATCGACTGGGCAAAAGAATGAGGTCAACGGACATCTCTCGTCCCAGCAGCAGTCGTAGCTACAATGGGAACCACAGGACCCCCACTCTGAG AAAGAGGAGATGCAGGCTGAGCTGGCAAGATAGCGGAGCCTCCACTTCgtcatcttcatcctcatcGTCGTCCTGTTCTTCGCTCTGCTCTCCTCGAACTCCCTCCTGCATCTCACCTCAAACGTACCCCTCATCTCCCAGCACACCCTGCAATGTCCTCCAGGTGCCTTTCCTGGACTCTCTGTCCTCTGTTCCTCTCCCATCACCTCCACAACAGGAACGGGAATGGAAACAG ATTGTGGATATATTGTGGAGTGACCCTAAAACCCAGGAAGGCTGCAGCCCCAACTCTTTCAGAGGTGGAGGCTGCTACTTCGGCCCTGACGTTACTCAGAGGCTGCTGCACAAGCACGGACTGCAGCTGCTCATCCGCTCTCATGAGTGCAAACAGGAGGGTTACGAACTCTGTCATAGCGGACGG GTGATCACCATCTTCTCAGCATCAAACTACTATGAGGAGGGAAGCAACCGTGGTGCTTACATCAAACTGGGAAAGGAACTGGTGCCTCGCTTCTACCAATACCAAGTCAGCCGCACAACCCGCAGGCTTACACTGACACAGAG agTTCGTGCAGCTGAAGGCTCTGCTCTCAGGGCTCTAAAGGAGAAACTGTTCGCCCATCGATCTGAGCTGATGACAGGCTTCCTGCAGTACGACCCAAATGAAACCG GTTGCGTGTCAGTCGGTGAATGGGCCAAGGTGCTGGAGTCTGTCCTGAGACTGGACTTACCCTGGCGGACACTTCGTCCACACTTAGTCCATTTGGCACCAGATGGCAGTGTTGAGTATCAGTCCTGCTTTGAGGATGTGGGACCAGGAGCTCCTCTGCCTCAG gttgctCCCAACTTGGCTGAAACTCTGTTCAGATACAGAACCGACATCGAGatcattttcaacatcatagACAAAGATCATTCAG GTCTGATCTCCATTGAGGAGTTTCGCCACACCTGGCGCCTTTTCAGCGCTCACCTGGGAGTTGCCATTGACAACAGAGCCATCGATGAGCTGGCCCGCAGTATCGACTTCAACAAGGACGGCAGCATAGACTTCACAGAGTTCTTGGAGGCCTTCAGGGTGGTGCACAAACTGGACATTAAAGATCATCAACTGAGCGAAAACGTGCATAAAGAGAAGTTTGTTTGA
- the rs1a gene encoding retinoschisin 1a: MALIMQHSLLALLLLGTDVLIRIHAQETAASEAWTTKSCKCDCDGAESPTEFSILGSGSMVKGVDCMPECPYHRPLGFEAGSVSPDQVTCSNQEQYTGWFSSWLPSKARLNSQGFGCAWLSKFQDNSQWLQIDLKEVMVVSGILSQGRCDADEWVTKYSVQYRTDEKLNWIYYKDQTGNNRVFYGNSDRSSSVQNLLRPPIVARYIRILPLGWHTRIALRLELLLCMKKCM; the protein is encoded by the exons ATGGCGCTCATCATGCAGCATTCTCTACTCGCTTTACTTCTTCTAGGAACTGACG TGCTCATTAGGATTCATGCTCAAGAG ACTGCCGCTTCTGAGGCATGGACCACCAAGTCTTGCAAATGCGACTGCGATGGAGCCGAATCTCCAACAGAGTTTTCCATCCTGGGGTCTGGCTCTATGGTGAAAGGAGTGGATTGCATGCCAG AGTGTCCGTATCACAGGCCTCTTGGATTCGAGGCAGGATCTGTGAGTCCAGACCAAGTCACCTGCTCTAACCAGGAGCAGTACACTGGGTGGTTCTCCTCATGGCTCCCGAGCAAAGCCAGGCTCAACAGCCAAGGCTTCGG GTGTGCTTGGCTGTCCAAATTCCAGGACAACAGTCAGTGGCTCCAGATTGACCTGAAGGAGGTGATGGTGGTTTCAGGGATCCTCTCTCAGGGCCGCTGTGACGCCGATGAGTGGGTCACCAAGTACAGCGTCCAGTACCGCACAGACGAGAAGCTCAACTGGATTTATTACAAAGACCAAACTGGAAACAACAGG gtGTTTTATGGAAACTCTGACCGCTCTTCATCCGTCCAGAACCTCCTCAGGCCGCCCATTGTGGCTCGCTACATCCGCATTCTCCCCCTCGGATGGCACACTCGCATTGCTCTGCGCCTGGAGTTGCTGCTCTGCATGAAGAAGTGCATGTGA
- the ppef1 gene encoding serine/threonine-protein phosphatase with EF-hands 1 isoform X2 encodes MGCGTSVATEMQVKQLETAMKAAVLIQRWYRRYMARLEIRRRYTWNIFQSIEYAGEQDQLQLSSFFTYMLDNFTHLNGNGPDLISQLLDPVIDPWLDRETCYKTIPIPESYTGPRILFPLSVSDTNALLSAFKEQQILHARYVLQLLYESKKLLKQMPNIVHLSTSYTKEITICGDLHGQLDDLLLIFYKNGLPSAETPYIFNGDFVDRGKKSVEVVILLLAYLLLYPDHMHLNRGNHEDHIMNLRYGFTKEVTQKYKTHGHEILQLFQDVFSLLPIATVIDAKILIVHGGISDQTDLELLSSIERHKLKSALRFPRRSLEQLDIGQSHRLGKRMRSTDISRPSSSRSYNGNHRTPTLRKRRCRLSWQDSGASTSSSSSSSSSCSSLCSPRTPSCISPQTYPSSPSTPCNVLQVPFLDSLSSVPLPSPPQQEREWKQIVDILWSDPKTQEGCSPNSFRGGGCYFGPDVTQRLLHKHGLQLLIRSHECKQEGYELCHSGRVITIFSASNYYEEGSNRGAYIKLGKELVPRFYQYQVSRTTRRLTLTQRVRAAEGSALRALKEKLFAHRSELMTGFLQYDPNETGCVSVGEWAKVLESVLRLDLPWRTLRPHLVHLAPDGSVEYQSCFEDVGPGAPLPQVAPNLAETLFRYRTDIEIIFNIIDKDHSGLISIEEFRHTWRLFSAHLGVAIDNRAIDELARSIDFNKDGSIDFTEFLEAFRVVHKLDIKDHQLSENVHKEKFV; translated from the exons ATGGGATGTGGCACTTCTGTTGCTACTGAAATGCAAGTAAAGCAACTGGAAACAG CAATGAAGGCAGCTGTTTTGATCCAGCGGTGGTACCGGCGCTACATGGCCCGACTGGAGATACGAAGGAGGTACACATGGAACATCTTTCAGTCCATCGAATATGCCGGCGAACAGGACCAGCTACAG CTGTCCAGTTTCTTCACTTATATGCTGGACAATTTCACCCACCTTAACGGAAACGGGCCTG ACCTGATCTCCCAGTTGTTGGATCCCGTCATCGACCCCTGGTTAGACAGAGAGACCTGCTACAAAACAATCCCCATCCCAGAGTCTTACACTGGACCTCGTattttgtttcctctgtctgtctctgatACAAACGCCCTCCTGAGTGCTTTTAAAGAGCAGCAG ATTCTACATGCCAGGTATGTCTTGCAGCTGCTCTACGAGAGCAAAAAGCTCCTCAAACAGATGCCAAATATTGTCCATTTGTCAACGTCCTACACCAAGGAGATCACCATATGTG GTGATCTGCACGGCCAGCTGGATGACTTGCTTCTGATATTCTATAAG AATGGTCTGCCTTCTGCTGAGACACCCTACATCTTTAATGGAGACTTTGTGGATCGTGGGAAAAAGTCGGTAGAAGTGGTAATCCTCCTACTTGCCTACCTTCTGCTTTACCCAGACCACATGCACCTGAACCGAGGAAACCACGAGGATCACATCATGAACCTCAG ATACGGATTCACAAAAGAAGTTACGCAGAAGTATAAG ACTCATGGCCATGAGATCCTCCAGCTGTTTCAGGACGTTTTCAGCCTTCTGCCCATCGCAACAGTCATTGATGCAAAGATCCTCATTGTGCACGGAGGAATTTCAGACCAGACTGATCTGGAATTGCTCAGCTCCATAGAGCGGCACAAG CTGAAATCTGCCCTGAGGTTTCCTAGACGCAGTTTGGAGCAGCTTGACATCGGTCAGTCCCATCGACTGGGCAAAAGAATGAGGTCAACGGACATCTCTCGTCCCAGCAGCAGTCGTAGCTACAATGGGAACCACAGGACCCCCACTCTGAG AAAGAGGAGATGCAGGCTGAGCTGGCAAGATAGCGGAGCCTCCACTTCgtcatcttcatcctcatcGTCGTCCTGTTCTTCGCTCTGCTCTCCTCGAACTCCCTCCTGCATCTCACCTCAAACGTACCCCTCATCTCCCAGCACACCCTGCAATGTCCTCCAGGTGCCTTTCCTGGACTCTCTGTCCTCTGTTCCTCTCCCATCACCTCCACAACAGGAACGGGAATGGAAACAG ATTGTGGATATATTGTGGAGTGACCCTAAAACCCAGGAAGGCTGCAGCCCCAACTCTTTCAGAGGTGGAGGCTGCTACTTCGGCCCTGACGTTACTCAGAGGCTGCTGCACAAGCACGGACTGCAGCTGCTCATCCGCTCTCATGAGTGCAAACAGGAGGGTTACGAACTCTGTCATAGCGGACGG GTGATCACCATCTTCTCAGCATCAAACTACTATGAGGAGGGAAGCAACCGTGGTGCTTACATCAAACTGGGAAAGGAACTGGTGCCTCGCTTCTACCAATACCAAGTCAGCCGCACAACCCGCAGGCTTACACTGACACAGAG agTTCGTGCAGCTGAAGGCTCTGCTCTCAGGGCTCTAAAGGAGAAACTGTTCGCCCATCGATCTGAGCTGATGACAGGCTTCCTGCAGTACGACCCAAATGAAACCG GTTGCGTGTCAGTCGGTGAATGGGCCAAGGTGCTGGAGTCTGTCCTGAGACTGGACTTACCCTGGCGGACACTTCGTCCACACTTAGTCCATTTGGCACCAGATGGCAGTGTTGAGTATCAGTCCTGCTTTGAGGATGTGGGACCAGGAGCTCCTCTGCCTCAG gttgctCCCAACTTGGCTGAAACTCTGTTCAGATACAGAACCGACATCGAGatcattttcaacatcatagACAAAGATCATTCAG GTCTGATCTCCATTGAGGAGTTTCGCCACACCTGGCGCCTTTTCAGCGCTCACCTGGGAGTTGCCATTGACAACAGAGCCATCGATGAGCTGGCCCGCAGTATCGACTTCAACAAGGACGGCAGCATAGACTTCACAGAGTTCTTGGAGGCCTTCAGGGTGGTGCACAAACTGGACATTAAAGATCATCAACTGAGCGAAAACGTGCATAAAGAGAAGTTTGTTTGA